TTGAAAATCACAGCGAGACGCATTCATATGACTTTGTGTGTAGCGAATAATTTCTAATATATCACTGTAGCGGCGATGAATTCAAGATAAAAATACTCCCAAGCACTGAATGGTGGTTGTTTTCCAATATTATCTACTCAACAGCAACATGTACTTTTTACTCTATCCTCGATGTCTGGCTCTTCAGTAGTCTTGTAATACAATATCAAGTGGGTTCAGCATTCACGAGTTCAGCAAAAACAGTTACAAATGAAGGATTTTGTGCAGGCCTTTGTAATGTAGACATAGGGACCGAGAACTAAAGCAATACGACAAGGTCCTTGAGTTTTACCGATATCGGATAACCTAGCCGATACTAATTTACAATACGTcgaaccatggattttgctaaaatattggggctatatctggttatagaccgattcggcatagttgttgagagtaataacagaacactatgtgtaaaatttcagttaaatcggataaaaattggggctcaataagtcaaatcgggaaatcggtttatatgggagctatatcaggttatagaccgatttattccgtacttgacacagttgttagaagtcataacagaacgctatgtgccACAATTCAGCCATATGGGATAaaagttgaggcttccaggggctgaagaagtcaaatcgtaaaATAGGTTTGTATGGAATCtaaatcaggttcttgaccgatttgaactgtaataggcacagtttttgtaagtcataacagaatacaatGTGCTAAATGTGagaactatatccaaacctgatccgatatggcccatttgccattCCCTACGATCTACATCTATACTATGTAttttagcggctagctttacgcgttcgaccgctatcatgatttcgacagacggacggacggacatggccagatcgactcaggatgtcgagacgatcaagaatatatatattttatggggtccttcatcaatatttcgaggtgttgcaaacggcatgACTGATTaaaatacccccatcttatggtggtgagCATAGAAACGGGAGGtttcatatggaagctacatcagattaaGGCCCGACTCGAACGATAATTGAAATGTTCAACATCCTCGACTCTAACATGGCTGTCTACTCACGGATGGTAATTTTTAAGATGAACTTCCAAGTCGAATCTTCgaatccgtttttatacccaccaccgtaggatagggggtatatttttcacttatattttttgagtttttcagATGGAAGCCTTAAAAACAAGACCTACATTCTCAAAACCATGCTGGATGATGACAAAGGTGGTGAACTTATCAATAAATTAGCCTTGTTCCCCAAAGAAATGCAAATGTATGGCGAATTTTTGCCCGCTTTTGAAAATCTCTACAAAGCTGCTCGCTGGAATATTCAATTGGCCCCCAAATGTTTGCTTACCGAGAAAAAAGACAATcgaattaatttcatttttgaagatttgagtgagAGGAATTTCCATAATGAGGATCGTCTTAAGGGTCTTGATATGTTGCAAATGCAGCAAGCCTTGCGAAAATTGGCCGAATTCCATGCAGCCAGTGCAGTATATGAACAGGAACATGGACCATATCCAGAGGATTTTAAATATAGTTTTGTGGATACCCGACACGATTTAACAtatctgaaatttagatttgaTGTAACCGGGACAAGCTATAAAAAGGCAATGGCTCAGTGGGGAGAATGGGATAAAGGAGAGGAATATATCAAGAAGTTTGTGAGTTATCAAGAGATCATGGTTAAAATTGTAGTAGACGGATGGTCATTAATATTCCTTTTTTTCTCCAGCCCACTTACGAGCAATACGAAAAATGTGTTTTAGCTTCTTTGGATATACCTTCGAATTCCTTTAATGTCCTCAATCATTCAGATTTCTGGTGTGGCAATATAATGTTTTCCGATGACTCTGAAGAACCccttttagtggattttcaggGCTGCAAATGGGGAAGTCCTGCCGTAGATTTATTATTCTTTCTCACCTTGTCTCCTAGAGCCGATTTACGTCTAAAGGAGTACGATAATTTTGTTGCCATATATCATGCCCGTTTGGTGGAATGTCTCAAGATACTGGGCTATAACAAACTTCCCATACCCACTTTGAGATCCCTGCATCAGGATATGTATTCAAAAAGAAATACATTTTATGGTAAGTGAATATTGGTTTTAAAGGAACATGAAAAACGTCTTTTCAAacttggtttggtttggtttctttttcagcattttttgcttgctttaatCATATGCCCATCATGTTGTGGCCTACCGACAAAAATTCGAGTATTCAGAATTTTAGCAGCCCCAATGAGTTTGGTGAACAGTTGCGCATGAAAGCCTATACAAATCCCAACTTTGTGGCCATTATAAAGgatatttttacattttatcaTCAACGTGgtctattcaattttgaggattataaataaataaatagtaaCAAATGTtgataaattaattattaatgtTTAGAAACTAataaagttatttaaaaaattgtaatgGTAAGCGAGGTAACACAACTGTCAATCGGATCATAGGGGTGATCCTTgagttttaaaatgtttgtttttaattctggAGCAGATGAAGGAATCATTATAAGCACGCTTTAACTAAGCCAAtgtcaaataattttcaaattcaacGAACACAcggatttgaaaattatttgacaTTGGCTTAGTTAAAGTGTGCTTATAATGATTCTTTCATCTACTCCAGAttttaaaacaaacattttaaaactcAAGGATCACCCCTATGACCCAATTAACGATTGGGTTTAAATCATATAAAATCCAGAACATCTGGAGGATTTTCCAGCAGTGGTTGTTCCTTCTCTATGAAGAGATGTCCTTCATCTATCCGCCATTTGGACTTGGGTAAAAAAGGAGATTGCTCATCGTTAAGGCAAAACTTTCATCCGaaagaattttttaatataagaGCCATCCCCACAAGACTTACGGGTATGTTTCGGGGGCAAACTATGATAATAAACAAAATCTTTATTAAAAAGACATTACTGATTAAACTAGATTATTAAGTGTTGTATATATTCCAGAAAGAATCATAAAACTCTTCAAATTatacaacaattgtgcaaaatattaatAGTCTCATAAGATTACTTCTTCATTTGGGTCAACAAAGACATTCAATCGTTTCGATTTGTAtcgttttttttcaagtttgaaGGCTGATAGCAACTTTTGTCTAATCGCAATAATGATAACTTATGATTTGAATACTATAGGGAAGCGTAAAAAtgatgcaaatgtaaattttgcacataaacaTTCAAcaaaggaacgggggcaaacttctcacatatcaatgagtgcagtccgattcaagttttaagctcaatgataaggggcctcctttttaaagccgagtatGAACGgagtgctgcagtgcgacacttcttgggagagaagttttacatggcatagtacctcacaaatgttgccagcattaggaggggaaaaccaccgctgaaaacttttcggatggtctcaccaggattcgaacccaggcgttcagcgtcataggcggacgtgctaacctctgcgctacggtggcctccataatcCTTAGTTCTATagtgaagtcaaatcgggagatcggtttatatgggaaccatatcatgttcttcaccgatttggaccatacttggttcagttgttgagaatcataacagaacactgtggaagattgcaaatgggccatatcagttcagatttggatatagctaccatttaaaccgatctaccgatttgac
This Stomoxys calcitrans chromosome 2, idStoCalc2.1, whole genome shotgun sequence DNA region includes the following protein-coding sequences:
- the LOC106080388 gene encoding uncharacterized protein LOC106080388 is translated as MAAINNPNIDLHIPKWINVEYFHDIVAKDIPEMESIVNFIPTAAIPPGENFTSVMVRLHFDLKMKDGSLKNKTYILKTMLDDDKGGELINKLALFPKEMQMYGEFLPAFENLYKAARWNIQLAPKCLLTEKKDNRINFIFEDLSERNFHNEDRLKGLDMLQMQQALRKLAEFHAASAVYEQEHGPYPEDFKYSFVDTRHDLTYLKFRFDVTGTSYKKAMAQWGEWDKGEEYIKKFPTYEQYEKCVLASLDIPSNSFNVLNHSDFWCGNIMFSDDSEEPLLVDFQGCKWGSPAVDLLFFLTLSPRADLRLKEYDNFVAIYHARLVECLKILGYNKLPIPTLRSLHQDMYSKRNTFYAFFACFNHMPIMLWPTDKNSSIQNFSSPNEFGEQLRMKAYTNPNFVAIIKDIFTFYHQRGLFNFEDYK